The Arvicola amphibius chromosome 5, mArvAmp1.2, whole genome shotgun sequence genome contains the following window.
caaaaacacatggaaaagacAATACAtaatgcagagagaaaaggaagcgCAAAGTACGATGGTGCTTTCCTGTGGTCCTGGACTTGGTAGGCTAAAAGAGGAGGActtcaagtttgaggctagccttggctacatattgagttcaaagctagcttgggctacaaaacaaaactctggggggagaaaaaaaaggtgaGATATCAACCCAGTAACTCTGACACTTGACAAGAATttcaaggagaaagaaatagaacaaataCAAGTGAGAAAGAAAGGCGTTCTCGAGACATCTCACTCTGCAACCCACGCTAGCCCCACTCTTTAGTAACACcctggcctctgcctcaagtgctggaatcatggcatatgccaccacacgcCACGCTTTTGTTTTATGGAGATGGACAGTGTCTCTGGGTAGCTGTGCGGCTGGAATTAACTGTCTGTTCTACAGAACGTAGAATCACCAGGAAGATGGGCCTCTGAGCATGGTGTGGGGGTTTATCTGGATTTTTGTTTAAGaaacccacccactgtgggtaaGCCATTCCCTGGTTGGGGTTCTAGATTAACAAGTGGAGAAAAAACTGAGCAGCAGCAAGCATTCATGACTGTTCCTGATGTGCAGAGGCCAGTCGCTGCAAACCCCTGACTTCCTGTCACAATGAACCGTACACTGGAAGTGTGAGTCAGTGTAAAtaattcctttctcctttaagttgcttttgtcagtttttttgctttgttttgtttttcttttttgagacagggtcttattatgaagctctggctggccttgaaattgccATTTactaacctcaaattcacagagattcacttgcctctgcctcccaaatgcattTGGGCattaatttgttttgttatatttgcttatttgctgtgtgtgggtatgcatgtcATGGaacatgtgtgggtatgtatgtcaCCGCACACAGGTGGCAATCAGAGGGCAACGTGTAGGAgtaagttctttccttctaccgtATGAGTCCTGGATTACACGCCAGTTGTTAGAATCAGTGGCAAGTGCCACTACCTggtgagccatcttgtcagcccttgTCAGAGTATTTCATCATTAGccaacagaaaaaacaaactacaacagtggtccagactggcctcaaatttaagGTGACCCTCCTGACCTCTCACGTGACTCTCTGCTTCTCATGTGTTGGTATGGCTGTGTGTCATCATTCCTGTCTAcatctgttttttctttccctccctccctccctccctccctccctccctccctccctccctccctccctccctccctcccgacTAGTTCTATGGAGCCATAGACCAAGTCTTCAAGTCCGGCATGCCCAATTAACTATTAGCAAAACAACAAATAAGATCTATTTCATGCATATTGCTAAGAGGCTTCAACAGAAAGTAAAGACCCTGAAAGCTTTCAGGGATAAAGTCCAAGGGCGGAGAAGcaggatggttttgaacttttCATCACAAGCAATGGAAGTCTACACAATGCCTCTAAGGTTCTGAGAACATGATCCTAGTCATCACACTTTAGTTTCTGCGTTGTTACACACGTGCGTACGCACACATACTGTATTAGTCTCTACTTTACACCTGTGAGCTCTGAAGGACATGCTGAGCATCTAGAAAGTGCTCTCAGAATAAAGTTTAGTCCAGAAAAGTGGGACAAAGACCATGCAGTCAGCATGCAGTCAGAGTGAAGTGCCCATGGGGAAGAGCCAAGGGCAGTGCTGAAGAACAGGAGAAGGCCTGTAGCTGGAAACagacccagagaacaaacatggcTAGGCCCAAGCAAGAGAAGGGAACCAGGAAAAGTAGAAAACCCTAAGAAATCAATACTTAGTGACTTCATTTTAGAGGGAAACTAAACGTAATCACACTGCAAAGAAGAAATGTGCAGAACAGGCCTAGGCATGGCCACTGGAGCACGAGCTGGCTGCCTTCTGTCAGATACTTGTGGCTCTCTGATCTCTGTcactggtttgatttttttttttaaaggtgcaTCCTTATTAAATATATCAGGTACACACCTCAGGAGTTCCCTGCCCCAAGGTGGGTGTGACATCAAAGCTGGGAACAGGCACAAAGAGCAGTAAAAACAGACTCTACCAGCGCCCTCTGAATCATCAAAGGTGTCCTCAGAATATATCATCAGGGCCACTGAGACAACCTATCTGCACTCTGAAGATCTGTCCTTCCTGAATCTTTAGTCAGGAACCAATTGGGAAGCTAAGCTCTGGCAGAACTTGGTCAGTACAGGGTGATGGCCTAAAGGTTCCTAGAGGCTGCCTCCAACTGCCATGCCCTGACTCAGGCTCCCTGAATACCATCAGTTCCTTCCCCATTATCCCCTTCTGTTTCGGTAGTGCTAGTggatgaacccagggcctcctaaTGCCAGCTCAGCACTACTGCAGGTAATCCTTGCCAGAGGccatttcttagtttctttctttttaagtatgCACAGTATTGACAGAAACTAAGTGGAAAAGCAGAAACTTCTGTCTCTGCATTTATAGTTTCCTCCTGCTGAGGCCAGGTAAGATGGTTGTACCTGGTGGGCAGTAAGCACTCAATAAAGAGCTGGGAAGGTATAATTAGGGTGGCAGCTTTGTGTCCAGCACTTCATCAGGGCCTTTCCATTAATTACCACAGTCAGTCCTCACAAGGTGCTTACGTAGCTAGAGATGAAGATCAGAAACAGGTGACTGGGTTGGGATCCTGTGCTGCTGAGCCCACAGCCTGCACCACAGGCAGCTACTATCACCATAATGTCCATAAGGGAAGAGGTCAGGTTAGGCAGGTGGAAAGAATGAACACCCAGGGGCAAGCTCACGAAAAAGGCCCAAGAACAGAGCCTATGCCCATCCCTGAGAAGCTCTAAGGCTGGCTTGACACCAGATACCCAGGGGATCACCCTTGTAAGACCCACCTTCTTCAGAGAGGTTGTTCTCTTTGGTCTCCTTGTCCATCTGGCAGCACCAGCCTTCcagtctctctgtttctgcctgtAGGAGCTTCAGGAACCAGTAGCCATCCCTGCGGCAGGCCCCAGGCTGGGCTGGCTCTGCTGGGGAGCTGGAGGAGGTCTCCAGCCAAGGGTCGGGTGGGGGCAGCGAAGACGCCTCCAGGGCAGGGTCGCTGTTATCTCCATAGGAGAGGTTGCGCTTGATCTGGGCAATCTTGGGGGCCTGTCGGGGGCCAGCATCAATGCTGATGGAATTGGGGTGTGGGGTACAGTCTGGGAgactcctctcagatgacttacAGCTGGAGTCATTGGCATCCTGGGTATCGGAGTCAGTGTCCCGACGGGAGGACATGCTGTGAGAGGGGACGCTGCTtctgtgggggtagggtggggacaAGAAGGAGTGAGTCACCAAGAGGGTCAGAAACCAGAGGCCACCTGACCTGGACACACGGGGAGACAGAGAAACGGATGCATCATCTGCTCACCATGCGCCTGAAGCGGGTCCCACAGCCTCCCGCTCATTCTCTGCTCAGCCCTTGCCCACCCTGCCCATgcccacacgcgcacacacacacaaggacaagGTCATAAGGTTGTCTGTTTACTGCAGTGGGGCTAGGAAGACCACCAACATCAGGAGAGCTGGGGGCTACAGCCCAGCCCAGGCTTGCTCCCCTTGGGTGACTGGTCTCAGAGCAAGTGCTCATGTGTCCACCCGCCTGCCCTGCCCAGCCCCCACACCTGAGCCACCACCCGCACCCACACCCAGCTTGGTTATTAGAAATCCAGCAAGGAGAAGTGGGTTagggagagcaggagaggtgagggcggagggagggagaggagaggggaataGCAGCCACCACACCTCTGTCCAACTTACCGCCAGTCGTCCTCTACCTGAACCCCGATGGACTGGAATTTGGTAGCGGGACTGGGCTCCTCTTTTGGCACTGGCTGAATGCAGTCAACCTTATTGAAGGACAACGACAGCAACGGCACGGAGacaaagacaagaataaaaacaaacaccacaCTTGCTGCTGAAATTCACATTAGTGGGACGACGCAAACAGACATGTGGACGGACAGACACAAGGCATGCAGACACTGCACATGGGCCCAAGGGCCAGATTAAGCCGGGCACTGCTCATTCGCGCAGAGGCGGGAGGGGATGGAGATGACTGGCTTTCCCTACTCTGAGGAGGGCGCCATCACATCGATCGCTTTGGGTCCGTTGTCCTCCGAGAGGTGGGAACCGCTCCTTCTAGTCCTCTCCTTTACAcgatcagagagaaaaaaaggacgacgggagagaacacacacaaagccacagCCGTTATCTGGTGTAGTTGAAGCCGAGGGCTGTCTGGAGGCAAAGATAATTCCCCTAACCCTTCTGCGGCCTGGAAGGGGAACTGGTGAGCACCTGTACTCAGTGCCAATCACAGACAGCAGTTCTCAAACCCAGAACCCAGAGCCAGCGATGCTATGGGATCCTGTCCCTGGACTTGTCATACTTGCTTTGTAAAGGGGAGGAAATATGACAACAGTCATGCCCTGGGCCCAACCATGGAGCAGCCAGCTAAGCCTACCCATCAAGGCTCCAATACAAGGGGGAGCTCACACTTGACCTGGGGCTTGAGGTGTCAATGTGAGAAGACAGTCTCAGGGGCTGGGGTTCTGGGCTCAGGGGTCAGAAAAGCTTTCTGGAATAGGAATAAAGTCACTTTCTTTGGCAAGAACCAGCTTGGGAAGCACAGCTGTCTCCAAAGGCAGTGAGTGAGAGCATGGGTCGAGTCAGGTGAAGGAGGTGCTCAGACCCAGAGTTCCTTCCCCAGTGTAACATTCTCATTAAAGGACTCAAAGCTTCTCCTGACCTTCTAAGAGGGGAAGAGAATCTGGTTTGGCCAACAAGGAGGTGGTCCTCCCAAACAAAGATATGGTGGTCAAAAAGGACCAAGGTCAAATACTGGGCAACTTCTATGTTCAAAAGAGGCCATAGAGGGCAAGTGCTGGTACTCCTGAAAAAACCCAGCTGTAAGCCAGGGGGAATCTGTCCAACTTTCTTTTTGTACACAGAGGGGGTAGGGGGATGGAGATGGAAGGCTAGAGCCGTTTCTTGGGAACCCAGGCAAAGATAAGGAACTGTCTGCATTTTTTGTTCTGTTCAGTCTCCCCTCTGCATCCCTCACTCCTTTtacattttagtgttttattgTCAACCTGATCGCATCCACTCACTCCTGCTGCTGAGGAAAGACATTCCTGTAGCCCTAATGCTGCTGCAATAGATCTCACCTTGTTGTCGACCCTCCTGCTGGCTTGGAAGTGGTCCTCCATTTCCCCAAACCCCTGACCTCATCTTCTACTACAGCTGGCCTTGCCTCCCTCACCGCCTTCTACTGTAGTCTGGAGGTCCAGCAGCTAGCAGAGGACTCTCTGGATTTGGATCAATTCTTGGAAACTGCAAGGCTGAGCTCAATTTGCCTCACTCAGCTAACAGAAGACAGACACCTGAAACGGGGTACTGCCAGGCAGTGGAAGGTAAGCTGGATACCATGGATGTAAGTATACAATGGATTCTGAAACTTGGGGCTTGGGCCACAGGGCTGTCCCTGCCTATCTGGACCCTTTTTTATGAAGGGAGGCATAGAGACTGCCATCACACTTCTCACTTCACCATGGGTCTGATGCTTTAAGAGACCTACCTGTCCCCAAGGCCTGAGTGGGCTCTGGGTCAAGTTCCCCTTGAACAACCCCCATGGCTCAAGGGCCCTGGTCCCAGGCTTCTAGCCCATCAGCGTCTATGCTCCACGATGCTCCCGCTGCCAAGCGGGGCCATGGCTTCCGTATCGAGCTGACCTTGGATTAGAGAACTGTTAAACCAGCCCCACCTCCCACGGATTTTCTGGCAGGGCAAAGGATgaagtggacagacagacagtggacAGCAAACAGTGTACAGGAGCTTGCTGGCTGAGTGTAACTACATTCACTGGGACAACCCATTGGAGGATCGGAAACATGTTCACAGCTATGGACCCACAGCATGGGTGGCTGACACAAGCGAGTGTGGCTACAGGTAAAATTTAGTTGGGCCATTTGGGGCAGATGCCCCgaatagacagacaaaacacttcTTTCCCGGGAGACCTAGTGGGCCTCCACTAGATGTAATTACACACAGGCCGGTGCACAGAGTGGACGGAAGACAATGCAAAAAGGACCCCTACTTGTATTCCTATTGACGACAGTTTCCTTTTGGGGATGGCCTCGGAATGGGACTCAGAGCTTGTCAGTGTCCCTTGTTCACTCTTCAGAGCTGCATGCTTAGGGGGTGGCTCCGGAGCTTCAGGGCCTGGGCTGATTCCACCACGTGTCACGCTGGGTGGTCGGGTACTGCTGTCCAGGCTATCTGATGAGTTGCTCAAGCCGGATTGGCTTGTCACTTCACTCTTGTGGTCTTGACTGTCCAGGTAGGTGTCCTGAGCAGACTCAGTACTGCTCTGGACAGTGACTGAGATGAACGGCTTTGATGTAGTACGTGGAGGGACCGGTGGTGGGGTCTTCTTATAAGCCACGAGGCATGATGAACCTGCAGATGGGCGAGAGGAGGGCAAGATGAAGGTGAAGCCTCTAACCCGTAGAGGCCCTGCCTGATTTGGCCAAGCTCTGACCTTACCAGAGGATTCTGAAGCAAGAGTGTGAGAGTCACAGACAGCAATGACCAATACAGGCGCATAGGTCCTGTCTACCCTCTTGCAAGGCCAGGTCTAGTGGGGAAGCAATATTATCTGAAGATGTTCTCCACCATGACCACTATCAGGAGGAGGCAGTAACAACAAGAGGAACAGATCTTGCTCTGTGACCCTTTGGGTCCTGCAGCTTCTGAGccttttttctactttccctcCCCGCTCCTTCTGTGTAAACATTCTGCCCCAtctggcaaaaaaacaaaaacaaaaacaaaaaacactttgCCATTCTCACCCACTTACTCCTCCTACAAAGACCCCACACAGCTTCCACCATGCCTGATCCTTCTCTCTGTTCCTGCTAAGATTCAGGAAAATAGGCACTGCCAAAAGTCGGAGTCAGCTGGGGCTGGCAGCAGCAGGGTACACATCAGCACAGGTTAATGCTTGCTTCCTAGGCTGCACTGTCTGGAACCAGATGAATTCCTCCAGCAGTGCTACATCTTAACAGGGGCCTTTCTCAGTCCTTCCTTCTAAGTGTCCTCTCCTGTGACGGCACACCAAACAAGCCCCTGCCCAGGTCTTGAGTGCCCTCTCCTATAGGGACCCAAGCCAGcccctccatgggagcaggagtTACTCATCAAAGAGATGGTACCCACTAGTAACAATCCACAAATAAGGCCCAGTGCTACAGAGGCTGGAGAAAGCCCTCTAGAATGCCACCACACAACCTGATAGAATGGCTATGAGAAAGTGACACAATCAAACACTAAGGCTGTGGAGAAACTGAGTGACCTTGAAAAAAGGATTGGCATTTTCTTATAAAATCAGACATGCAATTATCACACAACTCAGCAAGAATAATCAGGCAAGTAGCATACAGAAATAAACATGCAAGTTCAGGCAATTCTCTCTGTAAAacccagaaactgaaaacaagtaGCTAAGTAGATGTGACTGAATGGTGGCACATCTATACTATGGAGTACACTAGGGAGTGAGAAGAAATGAATTAAGTCACATGAAGACTTGAATGAATCTCATGTCATTTGTGCCTAATGGGTGAAGCAATCAAAGTTTCACAGTGAATGACtctatttttataacatttttgaaatgaccagattttttaaaaatgagaacagaTTAGCAACTGCCAGGGCTGAGGGTATACCCAGGGAGAAGACAATGGGGAAGACAGGAGGGAAGTCAGTAAAATGAACTCCTACACACGTGCAGTGATGGAATTGCTCAGTGACGCTGCGACCATGGTATCATTAGAAGAACTTGCATATGAGAAGAAACTGCACTCACTGATCATGGACAAGAATGAGCACACTAACAGGGAAATCTGTAAGACGGGTGGTCTGTGTCTTTGCCAGAATCCTGGTGTAAGATCCATGGAAACTGGCTACAGGGCAACACAGGTTGCCTTCTCCATTGTCTCTTGTACACAAACCTGCAATCAAGTGAGTTAAGACTTAAGACGAGCGGTGCTACAGCAGCCGAGCCACAGCAGCAGCGGCCAGGAGCCTGGGCGTTCCCAGCGCTGCTCAGGCCTCTGGAGGAAACAGGACTTCCTCGCATACACTCACCTGCAGTCTTTGTCATTAAATTAAGGTAAGATCACTGAGGATGTGGGGGGTAGCTACATTTCTGGGCTAAAAGAAAGACCATAGGAGAGGTAGGAGGAGGGCTCAGGTCATCAACTATATGGATATGAccttccatctcttctgccctccccagTGTAGCAGAAGGGGCAGGCTTTACTACACAGGCTGACAGATTAAAGTTGGCTTTGTGGCTCTATAAGGTGGGATATCAATCATACCCACTTTACAGATGGGTACATGCACCTCAGAAAGGCTGGAGAATGTGCCCAGAGTTAGCAGTGCTCAGTGGCAACCGCATTTACTGGACTGTACAGCCCACCTCACTGTTTCGCAGGCCTTAGCACCCTCCCAGCTGGGCACAGAGGGATAGGCATATCCAAGCCCAGATCCTACTGCTAGGGCAGGAAGGATCTAGACTGAAGGCAGAGACCTGACTTTAGGGTCAGGAGTTTGCTTTCTGGGCTTTCCAGTGTCCTCATCTATCTGGTACTTCCAACTGGCAACAGCATACCATACTTACACAGTCCTTGGCAAACTCAAAGCATCCCTGCCCTACACTCTTACTCTGGGATAAATGCACCACTGTGACTGAGGGCAGGAGTTCTCCTGCTTGTCTCAAGTTATTCTATTCTGGTAAGGGTccagaagccaggaagcagcatgaaCCAGACAAGCCCAGGTTCAAATCCTGTTCTGCCATTCACCAGTTGTGAAGCAGTCACCTTGCAGAAAAGGAATGATGATATAGGCTACATCACAGAAGCCAGGCTCTGCATGGCCCAGCATGGAATGGTCCTACTGGCATCTAGGAAAGAGGAACTAGGT
Protein-coding sequences here:
- the Dlgap4 gene encoding disks large-associated protein 4 isoform X4; amino-acid sequence: MALCLELLKQCSSCLVAYKKTPPPVPPRTTSKPFISVTVQSSTESAQDTYLDSQDHKSEVTSQSGLSNSSDSLDSSTRPPSVTRGGISPGPEAPEPPPKHAALKSEQGTLTSSESHSEAIPKRKLSSIGIQVDCIQPVPKEEPSPATKFQSIGVQVEDDWRSSVPSHSMSSRRDTDSDTQDANDSSCKSSERSLPDCTPHPNSISIDAGPRQAPKIAQIKRNLSYGDNSDPALEASSLPPPDPWLETSSSSPAEPAQPGACRRDGYWFLKLLQAETERLEGWCCQMDKETKENNLSEEVLGKVLSAVGSAQLLMSQKFQQFRGLCEQNLNPDANPRPTAQDLAGFWDLLQLSIEDISMKFDELYHLKANSWQLVETPEKRKEEKKPPPPVPKKPAKSKAAMSRDKASDAGDKQRQEARKRLLAAKRAASVRQNSATESADSIEIYVPEAQTRL